From a single Calothrix sp. NIES-2098 genomic region:
- a CDS encoding VWA_CoxE family protein yields MDTEQIAQRRQVVYWRLLTSMFGFSEQGANFEQMATEVVSELNLPPLILDPNISIENLLHRYPELEADFNHPIIPEDDTTPEAETATLRRGLVFSKLLLNAFGPNTQTGVVTAQQYAQWLKDVGFLEKALGCQPGSLRGHGPGIGKNPGQQNQGQGSSQSGGMGAGLGTGGGFTITEEQLRATLKALEGELIHRMALHEVLKDDRLASQLTPSMALVEQLLREKANLSGNALKNAKRLIQEYVDELAQVLRLQVAQAVAGKIDYSVPPKRIFRNLDLKRTIWKNLTNWNPEEQRLFVDRLYYHHTAKKKTPTRMIVVVDQSGSMVDAMVQCTILASIFAGLPNVDVHLLAFDTRVIDLTAWVHDPFEVLLRTQLGGGTHIYAALVEAAQKILEPNNTAMVLISDFYEGGSDQVLFDYIKSLKESGLHFIPVGAVTSSGYFSVNQWFRDKLKELGMPILTGSPKKLIQELKKVIVT; encoded by the coding sequence ATGGATACAGAACAAATTGCTCAACGCCGTCAAGTTGTATACTGGCGCTTACTAACGAGTATGTTTGGCTTCAGCGAACAGGGTGCAAATTTTGAACAAATGGCGACGGAAGTTGTCAGCGAGTTAAATTTACCCCCATTAATCCTCGACCCTAATATTAGTATTGAAAATTTACTGCACCGCTACCCAGAATTAGAGGCAGATTTTAATCATCCCATAATTCCCGAAGACGACACAACACCGGAAGCAGAAACCGCCACCCTACGCCGAGGCTTAGTTTTCTCTAAATTACTCCTGAATGCTTTCGGCCCCAACACCCAAACCGGAGTTGTCACCGCGCAACAATACGCGCAATGGCTAAAAGATGTGGGATTTTTAGAAAAAGCTTTGGGATGTCAACCAGGAAGTTTACGCGGACATGGGCCGGGAATTGGGAAAAATCCTGGACAGCAAAATCAAGGACAAGGTAGCAGTCAAAGTGGCGGTATGGGTGCGGGTTTAGGTACTGGTGGCGGTTTCACCATTACCGAAGAACAACTGCGCGCTACCCTGAAAGCTTTAGAAGGCGAATTAATTCACCGTATGGCTTTACACGAAGTCCTCAAAGACGACAGGTTAGCCAGTCAACTTACACCATCAATGGCTTTGGTGGAACAGCTATTACGAGAAAAGGCGAATTTATCAGGAAATGCGCTGAAAAATGCCAAACGGTTAATTCAAGAATATGTAGACGAACTCGCGCAAGTTTTGCGATTACAAGTCGCGCAAGCTGTCGCCGGCAAAATTGATTATTCAGTTCCACCAAAAAGGATATTTCGCAACTTAGATTTAAAGCGGACAATTTGGAAGAATTTAACTAATTGGAATCCAGAAGAACAGAGGTTATTTGTTGATAGATTGTATTACCACCATACAGCCAAGAAAAAAACACCAACTCGCATGATTGTAGTAGTTGACCAATCAGGTTCAATGGTGGATGCGATGGTGCAATGTACAATTCTCGCGTCAATTTTCGCCGGACTTCCCAATGTAGATGTGCATTTATTAGCGTTTGATACGCGAGTCATTGATTTAACAGCTTGGGTACATGACCCCTTTGAGGTTTTATTACGAACTCAATTAGGTGGAGGGACGCATATTTATGCGGCGTTAGTGGAAGCGGCACAAAAGATTTTAGAGCCAAATAATACAGCGATGGTGTTAATTTCTGATTTTTATGAAGGTGGTAGCGACCAAGTTTTATTTGATTATATTAAATCGTTGAAAGAGTCGGGGTTGCATTTTATTCCCGTGGGTGCGGTGACAAGTTCTGGCTATTTCAGTGTGAATCAATGGTTTAGGGATAAGTTGAAGGAGTTGGGGATGCCGATTTTAACAGGGAGTCCGAAGAAGTTAATTCAGGAGTTAAAAAAGGTGATAGTAACTTGA
- a CDS encoding FHA domain-containing protein, with product MLFGIKVLASSVILSGYFIPTLPVMVLTISGILCLKYGGQNRQYAWLLIAGSLAYAIMSSVIFIAPISLISFAVALIAVRIGYAMLTTGRLKLQLLP from the coding sequence ATGCTATTTGGCATCAAGGTTTTGGCAAGTAGTGTAATTTTATCTGGATACTTTATCCCTACCTTGCCTGTGATGGTTTTGACAATATCAGGAATATTGTGCTTGAAGTATGGCGGACAGAATCGTCAATATGCTTGGTTGTTAATTGCTGGTAGTTTAGCTTATGCGATCATGAGTAGTGTAATTTTTATTGCTCCAATTTCGCTTATCTCATTTGCTGTGGCATTGATAGCGGTAAGGATTGGTTACGCTATGCTGACCACTGGTAGACTGAAGTTACAACTACTACCTTAA
- a CDS encoding DNA repair protein RecN, producing MLLCLRIENFALIDQLELEFGAGLNVLTGETGAGKSIILDAIDAALGGKVSSRVIRTGTSRAMVEATFKSNATLAAWLNEQEIDSIDENSVVISREIAATASNVRSRSRINGVLVNRQMMGGLRDRLVEITAQGQTVQVGQSAQVRDWLDLHGGDSLMQQRQAIATAFSTYQQAHLALEKRRTSERERLQQLDLLTYQVQELGAVNLNDPNELEQLLQERERLNHVVDLQQMSYKIYQALYQNDNEAPAAADLLGDSEATLNDMVEYDSQLQPLLDLVRDAQATLMEVARQINAYGEDLEADPQRLEEVEERIRELKQVCRKYGPTLQEAIAYYQKIQGELAELNNSEQSIESLEQQEQASLAKLTQACHKLTQLRRTAANDLEARLIAELKPLAMEKVQFKVDIVPIAPTATGADKITFMFSPNPGEPLQPLSEIASGGEMSRFLLALKACVSQADGAGTMVFDEIDVGVSGRVAQAIAEKLHQLSQSHQVLCVTHQPLVAAMADRHFRVDKQIINQSKGNKANNGSSEQRTVVRVTALDNLTTRRDELAQLAGGKSATDAIAFAESLLLQAANYRREKS from the coding sequence ATGTTGCTTTGCCTGCGAATTGAAAACTTTGCTCTAATTGACCAACTGGAACTGGAATTTGGCGCTGGATTGAACGTATTAACAGGTGAAACTGGCGCGGGAAAATCGATTATATTGGATGCGATTGATGCTGCCCTTGGAGGTAAGGTATCTAGTCGCGTCATTCGTACCGGCACGAGTCGGGCGATGGTAGAAGCTACTTTTAAATCTAACGCTACCTTAGCGGCTTGGTTGAACGAACAAGAAATTGATTCGATAGACGAAAACTCTGTAGTTATCAGTCGAGAAATTGCTGCCACTGCTAGTAATGTCCGGAGTAGATCGCGGATAAATGGCGTGTTGGTGAATCGGCAGATGATGGGAGGACTGCGCGATCGCTTGGTGGAAATTACTGCCCAAGGTCAAACTGTACAAGTGGGACAATCCGCCCAAGTCCGCGATTGGTTGGATTTACATGGTGGCGATTCTCTTATGCAGCAGCGTCAAGCGATCGCTACTGCTTTTTCTACGTATCAACAAGCACATCTAGCATTAGAAAAACGCCGTACCTCAGAACGGGAACGGTTGCAACAACTGGATTTACTCACTTATCAAGTTCAGGAATTGGGAGCAGTCAACCTCAACGATCCTAATGAATTAGAGCAGCTATTACAAGAACGGGAACGGCTGAATCATGTAGTAGATCTGCAACAGATGAGTTACAAAATCTATCAAGCTTTGTATCAAAATGATAACGAAGCCCCAGCCGCCGCAGATTTATTGGGAGACAGCGAAGCCACCTTAAATGACATGGTGGAGTACGATTCCCAACTGCAACCGCTGTTAGATTTAGTCAGGGATGCCCAAGCTACATTAATGGAAGTAGCTAGACAAATTAATGCTTATGGCGAAGATTTAGAAGCAGATCCGCAGCGATTAGAAGAAGTAGAAGAAAGAATTCGTGAATTAAAGCAAGTTTGTCGGAAATATGGCCCGACATTACAAGAAGCGATCGCTTACTATCAAAAAATCCAAGGTGAATTAGCCGAACTCAACAACAGCGAACAATCTATCGAAAGTTTAGAACAGCAAGAACAAGCAAGTTTAGCAAAACTGACTCAAGCTTGTCATAAGTTAACTCAATTGCGTCGGACAGCCGCTAACGATTTAGAAGCAAGGTTGATAGCTGAACTCAAACCCCTAGCAATGGAAAAGGTGCAATTTAAAGTAGATATTGTACCTATTGCCCCAACTGCTACTGGTGCGGACAAAATTACATTTATGTTTAGTCCTAACCCCGGCGAACCGCTGCAACCTTTAAGCGAAATTGCCTCTGGAGGGGAAATGAGCCGCTTTTTACTAGCGCTGAAAGCTTGTGTTTCTCAAGCAGATGGCGCAGGGACAATGGTATTTGATGAAATTGATGTGGGTGTCTCCGGAAGAGTCGCCCAAGCGATCGCGGAAAAATTACACCAGTTGAGTCAAAGCCACCAGGTATTATGTGTTACACACCAACCATTAGTAGCGGCGATGGCAGATAGGCATTTCCGGGTAGATAAGCAAATTATTAATCAAAGCAAAGGTAATAAAGCTAACAATGGCAGTAGCGAACAGCGTACTGTGGTGCGCGTTACTGCTTTGGATAATTTAACAACTCGCCGGGATGAATTAGCGCAGTTAGCTGGGGGGAAATCGGCGACAGATGCGATCGCTTTTGCAGAATCTCTTTTATTGCAAGCTGCTAATTATCGGCGGGAGAAATCTTAA
- a CDS encoding putative transposase yields the protein MTRRYALRDDQWERIKDLLPGRKQTVGVTAKNNRLFVEAVLYRYRAGIPWRDLPERFGDFRVVHTRFSRWAKRGVWQQVFEVLAEDADNEYAMIDSTIVRAHQHSAGAKGGMRLKKPSDAARVD from the coding sequence ATGACGCGCCGCTATGCCTTGCGGGATGACCAGTGGGAACGCATCAAAGACTTACTACCAGGGCGAAAACAGACTGTCGGAGTGACGGCTAAAAATAATCGATTGTTTGTCGAAGCCGTACTGTATCGCTACCGAGCAGGTATTCCGTGGCGAGACTTACCCGAACGGTTTGGGGATTTTCGAGTCGTTCATACCCGTTTTAGTCGATGGGCAAAGCGCGGAGTGTGGCAACAGGTGTTTGAAGTGTTAGCCGAGGATGCAGATAACGAATATGCGATGATTGACTCGACCATTGTGCGTGCCCACCAACACAGTGCCGGGGCAAAGGGGGGGATGCGTCTAAAGAAGCCATCGGACGCAGCAAGGGTGGATTGA
- a CDS encoding putative transposase encodes MDALGNPIGFHLTPGQACDLDGADILLNELSSDTLLADKGYDADQRVIERLEQQGKTVVIPPKRNRIVSREYDKDLYKARHLPYEFLCPTQAISSDRNTL; translated from the coding sequence GTGGATGCCTTAGGCAATCCTATCGGCTTTCACTTGACTCCTGGACAAGCATGTGACCTTGATGGAGCCGATATCCTGCTCAACGAGCTTTCTTCCGATACACTGCTTGCGGACAAGGGATACGATGCTGATCAGCGCGTGATTGAGCGACTTGAACAACAGGGCAAAACCGTAGTTATTCCACCCAAACGCAACCGTATTGTTTCTCGTGAGTATGACAAAGACTTATACAAAGCACGACATCTCCCATACGAATTTCTTTGCCCAACTCAAGCAATATCGAGCGATCGCAACACGTTATGA
- a CDS encoding transposase, translating to MIVVERQGSRNGQSFETLSYYLSSLKISALNFAHAIRGHRDIENGLHWIKDVVFGEDTAPIRAYNAATNWSIIRTFVINLLRAKGYRSLTKALRFLCHDLNELFSLLTMN from the coding sequence TTGATTGTTGTTGAGCGTCAGGGTTCAAGAAATGGGCAATCTTTTGAAACACTTAGTTACTACCTCAGTAGTCTCAAGATATCTGCTCTTAATTTTGCTCATGCTATTCGTGGACATCGAGATATTGAGAACGGATTGCATTGGATAAAAGATGTTGTGTTTGGCGAAGATACTGCTCCAATTCGTGCATATAATGCTGCTACTAACTGGTCAATTATTCGTACTTTCGTGATTAATCTGCTCCGTGCTAAGGGTTATCGCTCATTGACCAAAGCACTTCGATTTCTGTGCCATGATCTCAATGAGCTTTTTTCTCTTTTGACAATGAATTAG
- a CDS encoding putative transposase translates to MTRRYALRDDQWERIKDLLPGRKQTVGVTAKNNRLFVEAVLYRYRAGIPWRDLPERFGDFRVVHTRFSRWAKRGVWQQVFEVLAEDADNEYAMIDSTIVRAHQHSAGAKGRANSLSKEKKAH, encoded by the coding sequence ATGACGCGCCGCTATGCCTTGCGGGATGACCAGTGGGAACGCATCAAAGACTTACTACCAGGGCGAAAACAGACTGTCGGAGTGACGGCTAAAAATAATCGATTGTTTGTCGAAGCCGTACTGTATCGCTACCGAGCAGGTATTCCGTGGCGAGACTTACCCGAACGGTTTGGGGATTTTCGAGTCGTTCATACCCGTTTTAGTCGATGGGCAAAGCGCGGAGTGTGGCAACAGGTGTTTGAAGTGTTAGCCGAGGATGCAGATAACGAATATGCGATGATTGACTCGACCATTGTGCGTGCCCACCAACACAGTGCCGGGGCAAAGGGTAGGGCTAATTCATTGTCAAAAGAGAAAAAAGCTCATTGA
- a CDS encoding histone deacetylase superfamily protein, whose product MLPVIYSDEFLDHKTGNYHPERPERLTAIVNALKEAKFAEKIAWRSPTKVSDNPSLIPVLRKAHTPDYINKVQKIAATGGGYLDGDTPISPRSYDVALLAVSAWLDGVDAVLTSENPAFVLTRPPGHHAESDAGMGFCLFSNAAIAAFYALQQPGINRVAILDWDVHHGNGTQAIVETQPQIAYCSLHQYPCYPGTGRASERGFHNNVLNLPVPPGSDIKVYQPLFEKLVLPFLEKFQADLLIISAGYDANAADPLASVNLQPGDYGLFMDYCLGLTRKITFGLEGGYDLATLSQSVVATIERCLI is encoded by the coding sequence ATGCTACCTGTCATCTACTCTGATGAGTTTCTGGATCATAAAACTGGAAACTACCACCCAGAAAGACCAGAACGTTTGACTGCGATCGTCAATGCCTTAAAGGAAGCTAAGTTTGCAGAAAAGATTGCTTGGCGATCGCCGACAAAAGTTTCAGACAACCCATCACTAATACCTGTACTGCGAAAAGCCCATACTCCAGATTACATTAACAAAGTTCAAAAAATCGCTGCGACTGGAGGCGGCTACTTAGATGGAGATACACCAATTTCCCCCCGCAGTTATGATGTAGCCTTGTTGGCAGTAAGTGCTTGGTTGGATGGGGTTGATGCAGTTTTGACAAGCGAAAATCCAGCTTTTGTGCTAACTCGTCCTCCAGGCCACCATGCAGAAAGCGATGCTGGAATGGGGTTTTGTTTATTTTCTAACGCTGCGATCGCTGCTTTTTATGCGCTACAGCAACCTGGAATTAATCGCGTAGCCATCTTGGACTGGGATGTACATCATGGCAATGGTACTCAGGCGATCGTAGAAACTCAGCCGCAAATTGCTTACTGTTCTTTACATCAGTATCCTTGCTACCCAGGTACTGGTAGAGCCTCCGAACGCGGCTTCCATAATAATGTTTTAAATTTACCTGTACCACCTGGTAGCGATATAAAAGTATATCAACCCCTATTTGAAAAGTTAGTACTACCATTTCTAGAAAAGTTCCAAGCAGATTTACTAATTATTAGTGCTGGTTATGATGCAAATGCCGCAGATCCACTAGCAAGCGTTAACTTACAACCAGGAGATTATGGTCTATTCATGGATTATTGTTTAGGACTAACCCGAAAGATTACTTTTGGCTTAGAAGGTGGCTACGATCTAGCGACACTTTCTCAATCAGTAGTCGCCACAATCGAACGCTGCTTAATTTAA
- a CDS encoding serine/threonine protein kinase, which produces MIGKLLDHRYQVIRVLATGGFGQTYIAQDTRRPGNPICVVKHLKPTSSDPRVFDTAKRLFNSEAETLEILGKHDRIPRLLAYFDENQEFYLVQEFIEGNTLSEELLPGKRWSENQVVQLLQEVLGILEFVHSQGVIHRDIKPDNIIRRASDNKFVLVDFGAVKQLRTHLAASGTQPTATVVIGTPGYMPTEQGQGKPRPNSDIYSLGIIAIQAITGVAATALQEDANTGELLWQHLVTVNSKLAAVLSKMVRYHFKDRYQNATEALQACRELMTPVAVTSKLEEFRQNSSVQQNKTHTQVSRQRTVAVAPANKAVAKPVRQDSNKPDPLPLIVGLLLAGGAAALVTNFYPSVKNLAANLTGNDNSLSNKCLAVVVGNSNIRSEPSAINSDTVVKVVSNNSQFEVTGKRTKRGWVEVKLNSGSLAWAHSDVIANNEQWISCLRDRGTAIRTVDDNSLIASRPGSKAKPKSSKVATLSPNQSEAFRSEPFTSDAEKSERSPSADNSAQVVEEAKKKYESGDLAGAIALLRSVPKTASSSFKEATAMMAQWQQDWAKADALFNDINTAIAQGQWDKVLDYQKHPEKLPNIKYWQDKLEPLFKQAAENLAKQGLSQIEKYGKEHLHNQEKPSIKDKLVPQKKDNENF; this is translated from the coding sequence ATGATCGGCAAGCTACTAGACCATCGTTACCAAGTAATTAGAGTTCTGGCTACGGGAGGATTTGGCCAAACTTACATTGCACAAGATACTAGGCGGCCAGGAAATCCTATCTGTGTTGTCAAGCATCTCAAACCCACTAGTTCTGATCCCAGAGTTTTTGACACAGCCAAGCGCCTGTTCAATAGTGAGGCTGAAACTTTAGAAATTTTGGGTAAGCACGATCGAATTCCCCGACTTTTGGCTTATTTCGACGAAAATCAAGAATTCTATTTAGTACAAGAATTTATTGAAGGAAATACCCTAAGTGAAGAACTTTTACCTGGTAAGCGCTGGAGTGAAAATCAGGTTGTGCAACTGTTACAAGAAGTTCTGGGCATTTTAGAATTTGTACACAGTCAAGGCGTAATTCACCGCGATATCAAGCCAGATAATATTATTCGTCGCGCTTCTGACAATAAATTTGTTTTAGTAGATTTTGGGGCAGTTAAACAACTACGTACACATTTAGCAGCTTCTGGAACACAACCTACTGCGACAGTAGTTATTGGTACTCCCGGTTATATGCCAACAGAACAAGGACAAGGCAAACCCCGTCCTAATAGCGATATTTATTCTTTAGGTATAATTGCTATTCAAGCTATCACAGGAGTAGCAGCAACAGCATTGCAAGAAGATGCAAATACAGGTGAACTTCTTTGGCAGCATTTGGTAACTGTGAATTCTAAGTTGGCAGCAGTTTTGAGCAAAATGGTGCGTTATCACTTTAAAGACCGCTACCAAAATGCTACAGAAGCACTGCAAGCTTGTAGAGAGTTGATGACTCCTGTTGCTGTAACCTCAAAGCTAGAAGAATTCCGCCAAAATTCTAGCGTCCAGCAAAATAAAACTCATACTCAAGTATCTCGTCAGCGAACTGTTGCAGTTGCACCAGCAAATAAAGCGGTTGCTAAACCCGTGCGTCAAGACTCTAACAAGCCCGATCCATTACCTTTGATAGTAGGGCTTTTATTGGCAGGTGGTGCTGCGGCTTTGGTGACTAATTTCTATCCCAGCGTGAAGAATTTAGCTGCTAATTTAACAGGTAATGATAATAGTTTAAGCAACAAGTGTTTAGCTGTTGTGGTGGGCAATTCTAATATTCGTTCTGAACCTAGCGCAATCAATTCTGATACTGTAGTGAAAGTAGTAAGTAATAATAGTCAATTTGAAGTGACTGGTAAACGTACAAAACGGGGTTGGGTAGAAGTGAAACTTAACTCTGGAAGTTTGGCTTGGGCGCACTCGGATGTAATAGCAAATAACGAACAATGGATTTCTTGTTTGCGAGATAGAGGTACTGCAATTAGAACAGTAGATGATAATTCTTTAATTGCTAGCCGACCAGGATCGAAAGCAAAACCTAAATCTAGCAAAGTAGCAACTTTATCACCCAATCAATCAGAAGCATTCCGTTCAGAGCCATTTACTTCAGATGCAGAAAAATCAGAGCGATCGCCATCTGCGGATAACAGCGCTCAAGTTGTGGAAGAAGCCAAGAAAAAGTATGAGTCAGGAGATTTAGCAGGAGCGATCGCACTGTTAAGATCTGTACCTAAAACAGCTTCTTCTAGTTTTAAAGAAGCTACGGCAATGATGGCTCAATGGCAGCAAGATTGGGCTAAGGCAGATGCTTTATTTAATGACATTAATACGGCAATCGCACAAGGTCAGTGGGATAAAGTTTTAGACTATCAAAAACATCCTGAAAAGTTGCCTAATATTAAATATTGGCAAGATAAATTAGAACCATTATTTAAACAAGCTGCTGAAAATTTAGCTAAACAGGGATTATCACAAATTGAGAAATATGGTAAGGAGCATCTACACAATCAAGAGAAACCAAGTATTAAAGATAAATTAGTTCCTCAAAAGAAAGATAACGAAAATTTTTAA
- a CDS encoding adenylate cyclase, with protein MPYLIYAPNTPQEKHHLLKFGINTIGRSGDNTITIADESLSRYHAEITIAENRIIIKDLQSLNHTFVNQAKIDRYELKDGDLIYCGNVELKFVDKINATPIPSTANLQPVSINEQDEQISIPETIVKQFSTEQSRFKMQDLLDSPGRGDSLLRLSHRGSNQRTVDKLKILLDVSKQLSSPEEPDRLLEKILDLLFEIINIDRAVILLVNETTKQLEHKAVKLRSGVSNENQFYSKNITNYVYKNGNAILTTDACHDQRFNDSESVFVQTIRASMCIPLKPREEVIGVLYVDNLSLSDVYSDEDVEFLSALANQAAIAIDNANLYKKIEAEAVMRNKLERFFPEAVRKKLKEEANLGIVETEVTALFADITNFTKMSSTMQPRQVIAMLNEYFEVMVEEIVFRYEGTLEKYIGDALFAIWGAPYRKADDPERAIQAAIDMQWAVLRLNQQWVQQGKQPIQIHIGLNTGKVAAGNIGSDKLIQYATIGDTTNVTSRICNVAQAGEIVISQATFDRLKAMNLPFEKMPLVQVKGQDQPLQLYRLLWNLLPSRYSQVAGIVNLPVSK; from the coding sequence ATGCCATATTTAATCTACGCTCCTAACACTCCTCAAGAGAAACATCATCTGTTAAAGTTTGGAATTAACACCATAGGACGCAGCGGTGATAATACTATTACGATCGCCGATGAGAGCCTATCTCGTTACCATGCAGAAATTACAATTGCTGAGAATCGGATTATTATTAAGGATCTGCAAAGTCTCAATCACACTTTCGTCAATCAGGCAAAAATCGATCGATATGAACTGAAGGATGGTGATTTAATTTATTGTGGAAATGTAGAGTTAAAATTTGTTGACAAAATTAACGCTACGCCCATACCTTCTACAGCTAATTTACAACCAGTATCTATCAACGAACAAGACGAGCAAATATCTATCCCTGAGACAATTGTCAAACAGTTTTCTACTGAGCAAAGCCGTTTTAAGATGCAGGACTTACTCGATTCTCCAGGTAGAGGAGATTCATTACTGCGGCTTTCCCATCGAGGTAGCAATCAGCGGACAGTAGATAAATTGAAAATTTTGTTAGATGTGAGCAAACAGCTGTCTTCTCCAGAGGAGCCTGACCGACTGTTAGAGAAAATTCTCGATTTACTATTTGAGATTATCAATATAGACAGAGCAGTAATATTGCTGGTTAACGAAACCACAAAGCAGCTAGAACATAAAGCTGTAAAGTTACGCTCAGGAGTTTCCAACGAAAATCAATTTTATAGTAAAAATATTACAAACTACGTATACAAAAATGGTAATGCCATTTTAACTACTGATGCTTGTCACGATCAGCGGTTTAATGATTCAGAGTCAGTTTTTGTACAAACTATTCGTGCTTCAATGTGCATTCCTCTCAAACCGAGGGAGGAAGTAATTGGGGTATTGTACGTTGATAATTTGTCTTTATCAGATGTCTACTCTGACGAAGATGTAGAATTTTTGAGTGCTTTAGCTAACCAGGCTGCGATCGCGATTGATAACGCCAATCTCTACAAAAAAATCGAAGCTGAAGCAGTTATGCGTAATAAGCTAGAGCGATTCTTTCCGGAAGCAGTTAGGAAAAAGCTAAAGGAAGAAGCCAACTTAGGGATTGTCGAGACAGAAGTAACAGCGCTGTTTGCTGATATTACTAATTTCACAAAAATGTCTTCTACAATGCAGCCACGTCAAGTAATTGCGATGCTGAATGAATACTTTGAGGTCATGGTAGAAGAGATTGTCTTTCGCTATGAAGGCACTTTAGAAAAATATATTGGCGATGCCTTATTTGCTATTTGGGGCGCTCCGTATCGCAAAGCTGACGATCCAGAACGAGCCATACAAGCCGCCATTGATATGCAATGGGCAGTATTACGGCTGAATCAACAGTGGGTGCAGCAGGGTAAGCAGCCGATTCAAATCCACATTGGGCTGAATACGGGAAAAGTAGCAGCAGGCAACATCGGTTCCGATAAACTGATTCAGTACGCTACTATTGGCGATACAACAAATGTCACAAGTAGAATCTGTAACGTTGCTCAAGCTGGAGAGATAGTGATATCTCAAGCAACTTTTGATCGGTTGAAAGCCATGAATTTGCCTTTTGAAAAAATGCCCCTGGTTCAAGTTAAAGGTCAAGATCAGCCTTTACAACTTTATCGGCTGCTCTGGAATTTATTGCCATCTAGGTATTCTCAAGTTGCAGGAATTGTCAATCTACCCGTGTCGAAGTAG